One part of the Lapillicoccus jejuensis genome encodes these proteins:
- a CDS encoding MCE family protein encodes MTATTGRRGVLTALGTRAYGVAFLVLVAVLVGLSIAAFQQRFTPVVAVTLLTDKVGTQLQVGSDVKVRGLVVGQVRDIEVTGAPRTGRVDGARLSLALDPAFVGQVPADVSARLLPKTLFGERFVDLVPPAGVVVGGKDAAGRSVRALAAGDVIPQDRSSAAIELEKVFDDLLPLLRTVQPQKLASVLGAIASTLEGRGTQIGKTLVVADTYFRGLNPSVPTLQADISGLADLASEYAGLAPDLLRGVRAILIPNATVVQEQDTLAGFLAGTAGFANTATAFLSANSDRIIQVGRVQRPTLAVLARYSPEYPCLATALTNWVPRVEKVFSGASFHITMELVPPRPAYRPGEEPAWGEDRGPSCEGLPSSSGSQADPKPGVHFSDGTKPADGGAASAVPAALTGLTAAVSPDSGLAGTAAEQQVVAALLASGDVTPAPSAIQTLLAGPTLRGGSVSTTGPTAPTRQEVAR; translated from the coding sequence ATGACGGCCACCACCGGCCGGCGCGGCGTCCTCACCGCCCTCGGCACCCGTGCGTACGGCGTCGCGTTCCTCGTGCTGGTCGCCGTCCTCGTCGGCCTGTCGATCGCCGCCTTCCAGCAGCGCTTCACGCCCGTCGTGGCGGTCACCCTGCTGACCGACAAGGTCGGCACGCAGCTGCAGGTCGGCTCCGACGTCAAGGTCCGCGGTCTCGTCGTCGGCCAGGTCCGTGACATCGAGGTCACGGGGGCGCCGCGCACCGGCCGGGTCGACGGCGCCCGGCTGTCCCTCGCGCTGGACCCGGCGTTCGTGGGTCAGGTGCCGGCGGACGTGTCGGCGCGGCTGCTGCCGAAGACGTTGTTCGGGGAGCGGTTCGTCGACCTGGTGCCGCCGGCGGGGGTGGTCGTGGGCGGGAAGGACGCGGCGGGGCGCAGCGTGCGGGCGTTGGCGGCGGGGGACGTGATTCCGCAGGACCGGTCGAGCGCGGCGATCGAGCTGGAGAAGGTGTTCGACGACCTGCTGCCGCTGCTGCGCACGGTGCAGCCGCAGAAGCTGGCGTCGGTGCTGGGCGCGATCGCGTCGACGCTGGAGGGGCGCGGCACGCAGATCGGGAAGACCCTCGTGGTGGCGGACACGTACTTCCGAGGGTTGAACCCGTCGGTGCCGACGCTGCAGGCGGACATCTCGGGGTTGGCGGACCTGGCCAGCGAGTACGCGGGGCTGGCGCCGGACCTGCTGCGCGGGGTGCGGGCGATCCTCATCCCGAACGCGACGGTGGTGCAGGAGCAGGACACGCTGGCGGGGTTCCTCGCGGGGACGGCGGGGTTCGCGAACACGGCGACGGCGTTCCTGTCGGCCAACAGCGACCGGATCATCCAGGTCGGCCGGGTCCAGCGCCCCACCCTCGCCGTGCTGGCCAGGTACTCGCCCGAGTACCCCTGCCTCGCGACCGCGCTGACCAACTGGGTCCCCCGCGTCGAGAAGGTGTTCTCCGGGGCGTCGTTCCACATCACGATGGAGCTCGTCCCGCCGCGCCCGGCCTACCGGCCGGGGGAGGAGCCGGCCTGGGGCGAGGACCGCGGCCCCAGCTGCGAGGGCCTCCCGAGCTCCTCCGGCAGCCAGGCGGACCCCAAGCCGGGCGTGCACTTCTCGGACGGCACGAAGCCGGCGGACGGGGGAGCGGCCTCGGCCGTCCCGGCTGCCCTCACCGGCCTCACCGCCGCCGTCAGCCCGGACTCCGGCCTGGCCGGCACCGCCGCCGAGCAGCAGGTCGTCGCCGCCCTGCTGGCCAGCGGCGACGTCACGCCGGCTCCCTCGGCCATCCAGACCCTGCTGGCCGGCCCGACGCTGCGCGGCGGCAGCGTGAGCACGACCGGCCCGACCGCCCCCACCCGGCAGGAGGTGGCCCGATGA
- a CDS encoding MCE family protein has protein sequence MILRTVKIQLAVFALITLLTVSILSARFVGLTDAIEGGRFRVTAHFAASGGIFVGSEVTYRGVTVGKVTDLELTEDGVDVVATLDKGTEVPRATLAVVENRSAVGEQYLDLQPSVSTGPFLADGDGIARASTRTPLPVQDLLQHADTTVSSVPKDDLVTTVDELGTAFSDGGAADLQRLLDSATTFTASAQAALPQTVELIDDGRIVLDTQRATSGQVTVTVRNVADLAQTLQQHDGDLRMVLDRGVLASQQLNGLIKENQSSLSQLFANLITVGNVTTTRLGGITQLLVTYPDVVAGGYTVVPGDDTAHFGFVLNADDPPACTRGYEGTTKDPTYSTDPGTPTNTTAGCRLPRGSASDVRGAQNAPRPPSDQAGSSYPIALGTQPVPLGTTAVVGDQPLTVQTPLAPPGATGADAWTWMMEEAAR, from the coding sequence ATGATCCTGCGCACCGTGAAGATCCAGCTCGCCGTCTTCGCCCTCATCACGCTGCTGACGGTCTCGATCCTCTCGGCCCGGTTCGTCGGGCTCACCGACGCCATCGAGGGCGGCCGCTTCCGGGTGACCGCCCACTTCGCCGCGTCCGGCGGGATCTTCGTCGGCAGCGAGGTCACCTACCGCGGGGTCACCGTCGGCAAGGTCACCGACCTGGAGCTGACCGAGGACGGGGTCGACGTCGTCGCCACCCTCGACAAGGGCACCGAGGTCCCGCGGGCCACGCTCGCCGTCGTCGAGAACCGCTCGGCGGTGGGAGAGCAGTACCTGGACCTGCAGCCGTCGGTCTCGACCGGACCCTTCCTCGCCGACGGCGACGGGATCGCCCGGGCCTCCACGCGCACCCCGCTGCCCGTCCAGGACCTGCTCCAGCACGCCGACACGACCGTCTCCTCGGTCCCGAAGGACGACCTCGTCACCACGGTCGACGAGCTGGGCACGGCCTTCTCCGACGGCGGCGCCGCCGACCTGCAGCGGCTGCTCGACTCGGCCACCACCTTCACCGCGTCGGCGCAGGCCGCGCTGCCGCAGACGGTCGAGCTCATCGACGACGGCCGGATCGTCCTGGACACCCAGCGGGCGACGTCCGGCCAGGTCACCGTCACGGTGAGGAACGTCGCCGACCTGGCCCAGACCCTGCAGCAGCACGACGGCGACCTGCGCATGGTCCTCGACCGCGGGGTGCTCGCCTCGCAGCAGCTCAACGGGCTGATCAAGGAGAACCAGTCCTCGCTGAGCCAGCTGTTCGCCAACCTCATCACCGTCGGCAACGTCACGACGACCCGGCTGGGCGGCATCACGCAGCTGCTCGTCACCTACCCCGACGTCGTCGCCGGCGGCTACACCGTCGTGCCGGGCGACGACACGGCCCACTTCGGCTTCGTCCTCAACGCCGACGACCCGCCCGCCTGCACCCGCGGCTACGAGGGCACGACGAAGGACCCCACGTACTCGACCGACCCGGGCACGCCGACCAACACCACCGCCGGCTGCCGCCTGCCGCGCGGGTCGGCGAGCGACGTCCGGGGCGCGCAGAACGCCCCCCGCCCCCCGAGCGACCAGGCGGGGTCGTCGTACCCCATCGCGCTCGGGACGCAGCCGGTGCCGCTCGGCACCACCGCGGTCGTCGGCGACCAGCCGCTGACCGTGCAGACCCCCCTCGCGCCGCCCGGGGCCACCGGCGCCGACGCCTGGACCTGGATGATGGAGGAGGCCGCTCGATGA
- a CDS encoding MlaE family ABC transporter permease: MTTDTDTAGRLDALRRTAAARRVLATAARPGRALDALGEQMRFYVTSLGWAPRTLRRYRKEVVRLLAEVSLGTGALSVIGGTVGVIAFLAFFTGTEVGLQGYSSLDQLGTGAFTGFISAYLNTREIAPLVAGLALAATVGCGFTAQLGAMRISEEVDALEVMGIPSLPFLVTTRMIAGFVAVIPLYVLGLLSSYGATRFITTQYFGQSEGTYDHYFHLFLPPIDVFWSFVKVMVFAVVIILIHCYYGYTASGGPAGVGVAVGKAVRTSIVAINLVDFFFSLAVWGATTTVRIAG; the protein is encoded by the coding sequence GTGACCACCGACACCGACACCGCCGGGCGCCTCGACGCGCTGCGCCGCACCGCGGCCGCGCGACGAGTCCTGGCCACCGCCGCCCGCCCGGGCCGGGCCCTCGACGCGCTCGGCGAGCAGATGCGCTTCTACGTCACCTCGCTCGGCTGGGCCCCGCGCACCCTGCGCCGCTACCGCAAGGAGGTGGTCCGCCTCCTCGCGGAGGTCTCGCTCGGGACAGGCGCGCTCTCGGTCATCGGCGGCACGGTCGGCGTCATCGCGTTCCTCGCCTTCTTCACCGGCACCGAGGTCGGTCTGCAGGGCTACTCCTCGCTCGACCAGCTCGGCACCGGCGCCTTCACCGGCTTCATCTCGGCCTACCTCAACACCCGCGAGATCGCCCCGCTGGTCGCCGGGCTCGCGCTCGCCGCCACGGTCGGCTGCGGCTTCACCGCGCAGCTCGGCGCCATGCGGATCTCCGAGGAGGTCGACGCGCTCGAGGTCATGGGCATCCCGTCGCTGCCGTTCCTCGTGACGACCCGGATGATCGCCGGCTTCGTCGCCGTCATCCCGCTCTACGTGCTGGGCCTGCTGTCGTCGTACGGCGCCACGCGCTTCATCACGACGCAGTACTTCGGGCAGTCCGAGGGGACCTACGACCACTACTTCCACCTGTTCCTGCCGCCGATCGACGTCTTCTGGTCGTTCGTCAAGGTCATGGTGTTCGCGGTCGTCATCATCCTCATCCACTGCTACTACGGCTACACCGCGTCCGGTGGCCCGGCCGGGGTGGGCGTCGCGGTCGGCAAGGCCGTGCGCACCTCGATCGTCGCCATCAACCTCGTCGACTTCTTCTTCAGCCTCGCCGTGTGGGGCGCGACGACGACCGTGCGGATCGCCGGATGA
- a CDS encoding MCE family protein, translating to MIPFRERNPVPIGLVGLLVIGIILVLAFNAQSLPFIGGGTTYHADFSEAGGLKPDDDVRLAGVKVGKVTDISLDGAQVEVDFTVTDARATFGSQTGASIRIQTLLGQKYLSLEPKGSDTMPAGATIPRTRTVSAYDVVDAFGDLATTTEQIDVNQLSTSLNTLATEFRNTPANVKAALSGLSRLSETVASRDEKLRDLLAAANNVSGTVASRNAVFEQLIKDADLLLQELDARREAIHTLFTNTSAFAQQVTGLVQDNRAQLKPALDQLNQVLAVLREHDQDLSNTLQAMAPFYRVFASTLGTGRWFDVYVANLTSPLPNVGG from the coding sequence GTGATCCCCTTCCGCGAGCGCAACCCCGTCCCCATCGGCCTCGTCGGTCTGCTCGTCATCGGGATCATCCTCGTGCTGGCCTTCAACGCGCAGTCGCTGCCCTTCATCGGCGGCGGGACGACCTACCACGCCGACTTCAGCGAGGCCGGCGGCCTCAAGCCCGACGACGACGTCCGGCTCGCCGGCGTCAAGGTCGGCAAGGTCACCGACATCTCCCTCGACGGCGCCCAGGTCGAGGTCGACTTCACCGTCACCGACGCCCGCGCGACCTTCGGCTCGCAGACCGGGGCGTCGATCCGCATCCAGACCCTGCTCGGCCAGAAGTACCTCTCGCTCGAGCCCAAGGGCTCGGACACCATGCCCGCCGGCGCGACCATCCCGCGCACCCGCACCGTGTCGGCGTACGACGTCGTGGACGCCTTCGGCGACCTCGCGACGACGACGGAGCAGATCGACGTGAACCAGCTCTCGACGTCGCTCAACACCCTGGCCACCGAGTTCCGGAACACCCCGGCCAACGTCAAGGCCGCGCTGTCCGGCCTCAGCCGGCTGTCCGAGACGGTGGCCTCGCGCGACGAGAAGCTGCGCGACCTGCTCGCCGCGGCAAACAACGTCAGCGGCACGGTCGCCTCGCGCAACGCCGTCTTCGAGCAGCTGATCAAGGACGCCGACCTGCTGCTGCAGGAGCTCGACGCGCGCCGGGAGGCGATCCACACGCTCTTCACCAACACGTCGGCCTTCGCCCAGCAGGTGACCGGGCTCGTCCAGGACAACCGGGCCCAGCTCAAGCCCGCCCTGGACCAGCTCAACCAGGTGCTCGCGGTGCTGCGCGAGCACGACCAGGACCTCAGCAACACGCTGCAGGCGATGGCGCCGTTCTACCGGGTCTTCGCCAGCACGCTGGGGACCGGCCGCTGGTTCGACGTCTACGTCGCGAACCTCACCAGCCCGCTGCCGAACGTGGGAGGCTGA
- a CDS encoding ABC transporter ATP-binding protein, which yields MGVEVTVEGLTKHFGSQAIWRDVSLTLPAGEISVMLGPSGTGKSVFLKTLVGLLKPDQGSIWIQGQDLTTLRERQLYEVRKLFGVLFQDGALFGSMNLFDNIAFPLREHTKKPESQVRDIVMEKIELVGLQGAEGKLPGEISGGMRKRAGLARALVLDPEILLIDEPDSGLDPVRTSYINQLFIDLNAQIDATFLIVTHDINTARTVPDNIGLLYHKHLAMFGPREMLLSSEEPVVRQFLNAQTVGPIGMSEEKDATELAAESGMELPPLPPIALQLGTSDGRPRQGEKEPGAWCRENGVTPPPGSFASSHAGVPGVSRATGTAPEPVGA from the coding sequence ATGGGTGTCGAGGTCACGGTCGAAGGGCTCACGAAGCACTTCGGCTCCCAGGCGATCTGGCGCGACGTCTCGCTGACGCTGCCCGCCGGCGAGATCAGCGTGATGCTCGGCCCCTCGGGCACCGGCAAGTCGGTCTTCCTCAAGACCCTCGTGGGACTGCTCAAGCCCGACCAGGGGTCGATCTGGATCCAGGGCCAGGACCTGACGACGCTGCGCGAGCGCCAGCTGTACGAGGTCCGCAAGCTCTTCGGCGTCCTCTTCCAGGACGGCGCGCTCTTCGGGTCGATGAACCTCTTCGACAACATCGCCTTCCCGCTGCGCGAGCACACCAAGAAGCCCGAGTCGCAGGTGCGCGACATCGTCATGGAGAAGATCGAGCTCGTCGGCCTCCAGGGCGCCGAGGGCAAGCTGCCCGGTGAGATCTCCGGGGGGATGCGCAAGCGCGCCGGGCTCGCCCGCGCCCTCGTCCTCGACCCGGAGATCCTCCTCATCGACGAGCCGGACTCGGGCCTGGACCCCGTCCGCACGAGCTACATCAACCAGCTCTTCATCGACCTCAACGCGCAGATCGACGCGACGTTCCTCATCGTCACCCACGACATCAACACCGCCCGGACCGTCCCGGACAACATCGGCCTGCTCTACCACAAGCACCTCGCCATGTTCGGGCCGCGCGAGATGCTGCTGTCGTCCGAGGAGCCCGTCGTGCGCCAGTTCCTCAACGCGCAGACCGTCGGCCCGATCGGCATGTCCGAGGAGAAGGACGCGACCGAGCTCGCGGCCGAGTCGGGGATGGAGCTGCCGCCGCTGCCGCCCATCGCGCTCCAGCTCGGCACGAGCGACGGCCGTCCGCGCCAGGGGGAGAAGGAGCCCGGCGCCTGGTGCCGGGAGAACGGCGTTACGCCGCCCCCCGGGTCGTTCGCCTCCTCGCACGCCGGGGTCCCCGGCGTGAGCCGGGCCACGGGGACCGCGCCCGAGCCCGTGGGGGCGTGA
- a CDS encoding MCE family protein, whose product MSRRTAPRAVVLACLASLLTLAGCTSAYDLPLPGGAANSGPVFRITAEFEDVLDLVPQSSVKVDDVTVGSVERIEVRGWVARVTMRLPASLKLPDNATAELRQTSLLGEKFVQLAPPATGATGTLSDGDDIPLARTTRNPEVEEVLGALSLLLNGGGVGQLKIIETELNDALRGNSGAIRDLVTQLNTFVGGLDQQKSEIVRAIDNIDKLSGTLAAQKDLIGQALDQIPVGLKILADQREQLTRLLKALSDLGAVGTKVIAASKDDLEANLRSLGPILGQLAAAGDDLPTSLQLFLTYPFPDQALQVIKGDYVNLHLSLDANLGDVLGNLSTGLGKPTGTGLPQLPGLPTLPGVPGAPTVPTLPSTGSAGSSVPSWATLFPTGGAR is encoded by the coding sequence ATGAGCCGCCGTACGGCGCCCCGCGCGGTCGTCCTCGCCTGCCTCGCCTCGCTGCTCACGCTGGCCGGGTGCACGAGCGCGTACGACCTGCCGCTGCCCGGCGGCGCGGCCAACTCGGGCCCGGTCTTCCGGATCACCGCGGAGTTCGAGGACGTCCTCGACCTCGTCCCGCAGTCGTCGGTCAAGGTCGACGACGTCACCGTCGGCTCGGTCGAGAGGATCGAGGTGCGCGGCTGGGTGGCCCGGGTGACGATGCGGCTGCCGGCGTCGCTCAAGCTCCCCGACAACGCCACGGCCGAGCTGCGCCAGACCTCGCTGCTTGGCGAGAAGTTCGTCCAGCTCGCGCCGCCCGCCACCGGCGCGACCGGCACGCTGTCCGACGGAGACGACATCCCGCTGGCCCGGACCACGCGCAACCCGGAGGTCGAGGAGGTCCTCGGGGCGCTCTCGCTGCTGCTCAACGGCGGCGGCGTCGGTCAGCTGAAGATCATCGAGACCGAGCTGAACGACGCGCTGCGCGGCAACTCCGGCGCGATCCGCGACCTCGTCACCCAGCTGAACACCTTCGTGGGCGGGCTGGACCAGCAGAAGTCCGAGATCGTGCGGGCCATCGACAACATCGACAAGCTGAGCGGCACCCTCGCGGCGCAGAAGGACCTCATCGGGCAGGCGCTGGACCAGATCCCGGTCGGCCTCAAGATCCTCGCCGACCAGCGCGAGCAGCTGACCCGGCTGCTCAAGGCGCTGTCCGACCTCGGCGCCGTCGGCACCAAGGTCATCGCGGCGTCCAAGGACGACCTCGAGGCCAACCTGCGCTCGCTCGGCCCGATCCTCGGCCAGCTCGCCGCGGCCGGCGACGACCTGCCGACGTCGCTGCAGCTCTTCCTCACCTACCCGTTCCCCGACCAGGCGCTCCAGGTCATCAAGGGCGACTACGTCAACCTGCACCTCAGCCTCGACGCGAACCTGGGCGACGTCCTGGGCAACCTGTCCACGGGCCTCGGCAAGCCGACCGGCACCGGTCTGCCGCAGCTACCCGGCCTGCCGACGCTGCCGGGGGTCCCGGGAGCGCCCACGGTCCCGACCCTCCCGTCGACCGGCTCGGCGGGGTCGTCCGTGCCCTCTTGGGCCACGCTGTTCCCGACGGGAGGCGCCCGATGA
- a CDS encoding MCE family protein — translation MRTWPSLVKLVAFAAVTGVAFSVLAATIANVGTGDRSTYRAVFTDVTGLAVGQDVRIAGVRVGEVDEITVNTDRTTALVTFAVATTSALTRSTDATIKYRNLVGERYIALTQGTGSTAVLPPGSTIPVDRTQPALDLTLLFNGFKPLFASLSPKDVNELSGLVIQTLQGEGGGIDDLLGKTASLTSTLADRDAVIGRTIDNLTTVLGTVDAHDDAFKALIDQLQRFISGLSADRKTIGDSLDDINSLTRSTADLLQTARPDVKNDVARLRSLAGNLNKPQNTKTFETFLSGSAKKITTITRTATYGSWFNFYLCRFDTKAPILPNTPLSYDVGGARCTP, via the coding sequence ATGAGGACCTGGCCCTCGCTGGTCAAGCTCGTCGCCTTCGCGGCGGTGACCGGCGTCGCGTTCTCCGTCCTCGCGGCGACGATCGCCAACGTCGGCACCGGCGACCGCTCGACCTACCGGGCGGTCTTCACCGACGTCACCGGTCTCGCCGTCGGGCAGGACGTGCGGATCGCCGGCGTGCGGGTGGGCGAGGTCGACGAGATCACGGTCAACACCGACCGCACGACGGCCCTGGTGACGTTCGCCGTGGCCACGACGAGCGCCCTGACCCGCAGCACCGACGCGACGATCAAGTACCGCAACCTCGTCGGCGAGCGCTACATCGCGCTGACCCAGGGCACGGGCTCGACCGCGGTGCTCCCGCCGGGCTCGACCATCCCCGTCGACCGCACCCAGCCGGCCCTCGACCTCACGCTGCTCTTCAACGGGTTCAAGCCGCTGTTCGCCTCGCTGTCGCCGAAGGACGTCAACGAGCTGTCCGGGCTGGTCATCCAGACCCTGCAGGGCGAAGGCGGCGGGATCGACGACCTGCTGGGCAAGACCGCCTCGCTCACCTCCACCCTCGCCGACCGCGACGCGGTCATCGGCCGGACCATCGACAACCTCACGACCGTCCTCGGCACGGTCGACGCCCACGACGACGCGTTCAAGGCGCTCATCGACCAGCTCCAGCGCTTCATCTCCGGCCTCTCGGCCGACCGGAAGACCATCGGGGACTCGCTGGACGACATCAACTCGCTGACCCGGTCCACGGCCGACCTGCTGCAGACCGCGCGCCCCGACGTCAAGAACGACGTGGCCCGGCTGCGCTCGCTGGCGGGCAACCTCAACAAGCCGCAGAACACCAAGACGTTCGAGACGTTCCTCTCCGGCAGCGCCAAGAAGATCACCACGATCACCCGCACGGCGACGTACGGCTCGTGGTTCAACTTCTACCTCTGCCGTTTCGACACCAAGGCCCCGATCCTGCCGAACACCCCGCTCAGCTACGACGTCGGCGGAGCGAGGTGCACCCCGTGA
- a CDS encoding MCE family protein yields MARPTLPSPPAVPAVLRRPRVPGLGSTATRVVAVLVVVALAAGVYAFWPKHGETTLTAQFTRAVGLYPGSDVRILGVAVGKVTMVVPAGDRVDVTFQVDDTVPVPASAEAAIVAPSLVSDRYVQLLPAWTTGPRIADGATIPLDRTAVPVELDRISQSLDDLLVALGPNGANKEGSLSRLLQTSAANLGGQGQNLHDTTHDLSLALQTLSGGRDDFFATVKNLQSFTTLLARNDQQVRDLNANLATVSQQLEGERGDLGSALANLATALTEISTFVQDNRTVLKSDLAQLTRTTSTIVKNRDALAETLEDAPVALSNLQNAYHPETGTLDTRNNTPQLTDPRLLLCGVLSHLPQGGAACTQLFDLLKTLPILGQLPIPGIGLPSAVPSALTTAAPTTSPTAVPAGDALVHVRGADPTLGGLLGGDR; encoded by the coding sequence ATGGCCCGACCGACCCTGCCCTCGCCGCCCGCCGTGCCGGCCGTGCTGCGCCGCCCGCGCGTCCCCGGCCTCGGCTCCACCGCCACCCGCGTGGTCGCCGTGCTCGTCGTCGTCGCCCTCGCCGCCGGCGTCTACGCCTTCTGGCCGAAGCACGGCGAGACGACGCTCACCGCCCAGTTCACACGCGCGGTCGGGCTCTACCCGGGCTCCGACGTCCGCATCCTCGGCGTCGCCGTCGGCAAGGTCACGATGGTCGTGCCCGCCGGCGACCGCGTCGACGTCACGTTCCAGGTCGACGACACCGTCCCGGTGCCCGCGTCGGCCGAGGCCGCCATCGTCGCCCCGTCGCTGGTCAGCGACCGCTACGTCCAGCTGCTGCCGGCGTGGACCACCGGCCCGCGGATCGCCGACGGGGCGACCATCCCGCTGGACCGCACGGCCGTGCCCGTCGAGCTCGACCGGATCTCGCAGAGCCTCGACGACCTGCTCGTCGCGCTCGGCCCGAACGGCGCGAACAAGGAGGGCTCGCTCTCGCGGCTGCTGCAGACCTCGGCGGCCAACCTCGGCGGGCAGGGTCAGAACCTGCACGACACGACCCACGACCTCAGCCTCGCCCTGCAGACGCTCTCCGGGGGTCGCGACGACTTCTTCGCGACGGTGAAGAACCTGCAGTCCTTCACGACGTTGCTCGCCCGGAACGACCAGCAGGTGCGCGACCTCAACGCCAACCTCGCCACCGTCTCCCAGCAGCTCGAGGGGGAGCGCGGCGACCTCGGCAGCGCCCTGGCCAACCTCGCCACCGCGCTCACCGAGATCTCGACCTTCGTGCAGGACAACCGCACCGTGCTCAAGAGCGACCTCGCACAGCTCACCAGGACGACGTCGACGATCGTCAAGAACCGCGACGCGCTGGCCGAGACCCTCGAGGACGCGCCGGTCGCGCTGTCGAACCTGCAGAACGCGTACCACCCGGAGACGGGCACCCTCGACACCCGGAACAACACGCCGCAGCTGACGGACCCGCGGCTGCTGCTGTGCGGCGTGCTCAGCCACCTGCCCCAGGGCGGCGCCGCGTGCACGCAGCTGTTCGACCTGCTCAAGACCCTCCCGATCCTCGGCCAGCTGCCGATCCCGGGCATCGGGCTGCCGTCCGCCGTCCCGTCCGCGCTCACCACCGCCGCGCCGACGACGTCGCCGACGGCGGTGCCCGCCGGCGACGCGCTCGTCCACGTCCGCGGCGCCGACCCGACCCTCGGTGGGCTGCTGGGAGGGGACCGATGA
- a CDS encoding MlaE family ABC transporter permease, whose translation MGNPVEGALRQTGSLFALFLDVLRALPRRPFQTRELIQQSWFIASVTILPTALVSIPFGAVIALQLGTLTRQLGAQSFTGAASVLAVIREASPIVTALLIAGAGGSAICADLGSRKIREEIDAMEVLGISPIQRLVVPRVIAAMLVSVLLNGLVSVVGVVGGYVFNVVIQGGTPGAYIASFTALAQTADLWVGEIKALLFGAIAAVVASYKGLTAGGGPKGVGDAVNQSVVITFMLLFVVNFVATAVYFQVVPQKI comes from the coding sequence ATGGGCAACCCCGTCGAGGGCGCCCTGCGCCAGACCGGCTCGCTCTTCGCCCTCTTCCTCGACGTCCTGCGCGCGCTGCCGCGCCGGCCGTTCCAGACGCGCGAGCTCATCCAGCAGTCGTGGTTCATCGCCAGCGTGACGATCCTGCCGACGGCGCTCGTCTCCATCCCGTTCGGTGCGGTGATCGCGCTGCAGCTCGGCACGCTCACCCGGCAGCTCGGCGCACAGTCGTTCACCGGTGCCGCCAGCGTCCTCGCCGTCATCCGCGAGGCCTCGCCGATCGTCACGGCGCTGCTCATCGCCGGCGCCGGCGGCTCGGCCATCTGCGCCGACCTCGGCTCGCGCAAGATCCGCGAGGAGATCGACGCGATGGAGGTGCTCGGCATCAGCCCCATCCAGCGCCTCGTCGTCCCCCGGGTGATCGCCGCCATGCTCGTCTCGGTCCTGCTCAACGGCCTCGTCTCCGTCGTCGGGGTCGTCGGCGGGTACGTCTTCAACGTCGTCATCCAGGGCGGGACGCCCGGGGCCTACATCGCCTCCTTCACCGCGCTGGCCCAGACCGCCGACCTGTGGGTGGGCGAGATCAAGGCCCTGCTCTTCGGGGCGATCGCCGCCGTCGTCGCGTCGTACAAGGGGCTGACCGCGGGTGGCGGCCCCAAGGGCGTCGGCGACGCGGTCAACCAGAGCGTCGTCATCACCTTCATGCTGCTCTTCGTCGTCAACTTCGTCGCCACGGCCGTGTACTTCCAGGTCGTCCCCCAGAAGATCTGA